Proteins from a genomic interval of Pseudodesulfovibrio nedwellii:
- the rfbC gene encoding dTDP-4-dehydrorhamnose 3,5-epimerase — protein MQVHETGFPGLLVLTPKVFQDERGFFLESYNYDAFKRIGISCDFVQDNHAYSKDVGVLRGLHFQTPPRAQAKLVWVTRGAVMDVVVDLRKGSPTFGKWQHVILSSVNFKRMFIPAGFAHGYVTIMPDTEFQYKVDAPYSAEHDGGIVWDDPDTGVDWASALDGRTPVLSERDKRLPRLVNFNSPFNFEG, from the coding sequence ATGCAGGTCCATGAAACAGGATTTCCCGGCCTTCTCGTTTTGACACCGAAAGTGTTTCAGGACGAGCGGGGTTTTTTTTTGGAAAGCTACAATTACGATGCGTTCAAACGTATCGGTATTTCATGTGATTTTGTTCAGGATAATCACGCCTATTCCAAAGATGTTGGAGTGTTGCGTGGTTTACATTTTCAAACACCTCCAAGAGCTCAAGCCAAATTGGTCTGGGTTACCCGTGGTGCAGTGATGGATGTGGTTGTTGATTTGCGCAAAGGCTCTCCCACTTTTGGGAAGTGGCAACATGTTATTCTCAGTAGTGTGAATTTCAAGCGTATGTTCATTCCTGCGGGTTTTGCTCATGGGTATGTCACCATTATGCCTGACACTGAATTTCAATATAAGGTTGATGCTCCCTACTCTGCTGAACACGACGGCGGTATCGTCTGGGATGATCCAGACACTGGTGTGGATTGGGCTTCGGCCTTGGATGGACGAACGCCAGTCCTTTCTGAAAGAGACAAACGGTTGCCCCGTTTGGTGAATTTTAATTCTCCCTTCAACTTTGAGGGTTAA
- a CDS encoding CvpA family protein, giving the protein MNFLDIILICIIALFLLRGFFRGLVQEVLSLIAIVLALFLASHFDHLIAPHLELYIENSITVSALSYALIFIGTLIVFWLLTKLIRSVLELSLLGWIDRTAGGIFGLIEGILICLVGLMFLQTFAPDAEILKESYLAPHAQHLVNALSEHIDMPSPQEALDNAKNALGIANETVQ; this is encoded by the coding sequence ATGAATTTTCTGGACATCATTCTCATCTGCATTATTGCCCTTTTTCTCTTGCGCGGTTTCTTCCGAGGACTGGTTCAAGAGGTCCTCTCACTTATCGCCATCGTCTTGGCCCTTTTTCTGGCCTCACACTTCGATCATCTGATCGCACCTCACCTGGAACTGTACATCGAAAACAGCATCACGGTCAGTGCGCTCTCATACGCCCTGATTTTCATAGGTACGCTGATCGTGTTCTGGTTACTGACGAAACTCATTCGCTCTGTACTGGAACTTTCTCTACTCGGCTGGATCGACCGTACGGCTGGCGGCATCTTTGGGCTCATCGAGGGCATTCTCATCTGCCTTGTCGGCCTGATGTTCCTGCAAACCTTCGCTCCTGATGCCGAGATTCTGAAAGAATCATATCTGGCGCCACACGCGCAACACTTGGTCAACGCTCTGAGCGAACACATCGATATGCCTTCACCCCAAGAAGCGCTGGACAATGCCAAAAACGCATTGGGCATAGCAAACGAAACCGTACAATAG